In a single window of the Hoyosella subflava DQS3-9A1 genome:
- a CDS encoding amino acid deaminase/aldolase: MTRNNRSRAELRAAYDSATRNIDPPCAIVDLDAFDMNLQDLTRRAEGLPIRVASKSLRCRTLLARALDHPGVRGVLAYSLREALWLHEHSASDDILVAYPTVDRSALARLAADDAARAHITLMVDSGEHLNFIEDVLNPGHPVIRVALELDVSWRPLKGLHLGARRSPIHTPGAAAALAATITSRTGYALVGVMGYEGQIAGVGDKDAGLKSLALRRIQSASALELAERRSAAVERVRAFADLEFVNGGGTGSVETTRQDPSVTEIAAGSGLVGPALFDHYTRFTPQPALLYALPVVRKPRHDIATLFAGGYLASGAADGSRLPVPWLPEGLRLGIMEGAGEVQTPVFGAGDLAIGDRVWMRHAKAGELAERFNEYHLVHSSSAALWRTVPTYRGEGVNWG; encoded by the coding sequence GTGACGCGAAACAACCGCAGCCGCGCCGAACTCAGAGCCGCGTACGACTCGGCCACTCGCAACATCGATCCACCTTGCGCGATCGTCGATCTCGACGCATTCGACATGAACCTGCAGGATCTCACGCGCCGCGCCGAGGGCCTCCCGATTCGCGTAGCGAGCAAGTCACTGCGCTGCCGCACCCTCCTCGCCCGGGCCCTCGATCACCCTGGTGTGCGCGGAGTTCTCGCATATTCCCTACGCGAGGCGCTGTGGCTGCACGAACACAGCGCCAGCGACGACATCCTGGTTGCTTACCCGACGGTAGACCGGAGTGCACTTGCTCGTCTTGCAGCGGACGACGCGGCTCGGGCACACATCACGCTGATGGTGGACTCGGGCGAACACCTCAACTTCATCGAGGATGTTCTGAACCCCGGGCACCCTGTGATTCGGGTTGCTCTCGAACTGGATGTTTCGTGGCGACCGCTGAAAGGCCTCCATCTCGGCGCCCGCCGCTCACCGATTCACACGCCCGGCGCAGCCGCGGCACTTGCTGCCACGATCACGTCCAGGACTGGCTATGCGCTCGTCGGCGTCATGGGGTACGAAGGCCAGATCGCCGGCGTCGGCGACAAGGATGCTGGCCTCAAGTCGCTCGCGCTGCGCCGCATTCAATCGGCGTCCGCTCTGGAACTAGCCGAGCGTCGCAGTGCCGCAGTCGAGCGTGTCCGAGCGTTCGCTGACCTCGAGTTCGTCAACGGCGGCGGTACAGGCAGCGTCGAAACAACGCGACAAGACCCCTCCGTCACCGAGATCGCCGCAGGCTCAGGCCTCGTTGGCCCCGCGTTGTTCGACCACTACACACGGTTCACGCCGCAGCCCGCGCTACTGTACGCCCTGCCGGTCGTGCGAAAGCCGCGTCATGATATCGCCACACTTTTCGCCGGCGGCTACCTCGCGTCCGGCGCCGCGGACGGCTCCCGGCTCCCCGTTCCATGGCTTCCGGAAGGACTCCGCCTCGGCATCATGGAGGGTGCGGGTGAAGTCCAGACACCCGTATTCGGAGCGGGCGACCTCGCCATCGGCGACCGCGTGTGGATGCGCCACGCCAAGGCCGGCGAACTGGCCGAGAGGTTTAACGAATACCACCTGGTGCACAGCAGTAGCGCAGCTCTGTGGCGTACGGTCCCCACGTACCGGGGCGAAGGAGTCAACTGGGGGTAA
- a CDS encoding siderophore-interacting protein: MARHDNFYLAEVVSAHRITPNMIRIRFGGPELAEFETSGYPDERLGVYFPNPGRPAPQRPTIENGAWTFDDPDDEPEGRSYTVRKYHRDRGELDIDFVVHEGGVASSWALEAEPGAIVGLSSADGWFTPPATTRNYVLAADATGLPGAGRILEELPSGVTATVITEIIDPADVQTISSSASVDYRWLPGSGMGHGPSHLEHAIRALPAPGSDTYYWVAAEAAATRSIRKYLRKELGLSAKDMCVIGYWRANKEDFLRRYEPVQASMLQRYGQLVDSGIEGQELIDAWDAELERAGF; encoded by the coding sequence ATGGCTCGCCACGACAACTTTTACCTCGCCGAAGTAGTTTCCGCTCACCGCATCACTCCGAACATGATCCGGATCCGTTTTGGCGGACCCGAACTCGCGGAGTTCGAGACAAGCGGCTACCCAGACGAACGTCTCGGCGTGTATTTCCCGAACCCTGGCCGACCCGCACCACAGCGGCCAACGATTGAAAATGGCGCCTGGACCTTCGACGATCCTGACGACGAACCCGAAGGACGAAGCTACACAGTCCGCAAATACCACCGCGACCGTGGCGAACTGGACATCGACTTCGTCGTTCATGAAGGCGGGGTGGCGTCCTCGTGGGCGCTGGAGGCAGAGCCGGGCGCCATTGTGGGCCTATCCTCCGCTGATGGATGGTTCACACCGCCCGCAACCACCCGCAACTATGTACTCGCAGCAGACGCTACGGGGCTACCGGGAGCAGGACGCATCCTCGAGGAATTGCCCAGCGGCGTCACTGCCACAGTCATCACGGAAATCATTGATCCGGCAGACGTACAGACCATCTCATCGAGCGCAAGCGTCGACTATCGATGGCTTCCCGGCAGCGGCATGGGGCACGGCCCCTCTCACCTTGAGCACGCGATCCGTGCGCTGCCCGCGCCCGGCTCCGACACGTACTACTGGGTCGCGGCGGAGGCTGCAGCAACCCGAAGTATCCGAAAGTATCTGCGCAAAGAGTTGGGGCTGTCGGCCAAAGACATGTGCGTGATCGGGTACTGGCGGGCGAACAAGGAGGATTTCCTGCGTCGCTACGAGCCTGTCCAGGCCTCGATGCTGCAACGGTACGGTCAGCTCGTCGATTCCGGCATCGAGGGTCAAGAGCTCATCGACGCGTGGGATGCGGAGCTCGAACGCGCGGGGTTCTAG
- a CDS encoding D-arabinono-1,4-lactone oxidase has product MTQWQNWARTVTAYPARVLRPRSVEELREIVRSAADAGTTVRAWGSGHSFTATAATADWALDLSEFRGFTDVDLPRRQVTVKSGTCLQELNNSLHVLGLALANLGDIDTQTIAGAISTGTHGTGARLGGLATQVVGLELVQTSGEILRCSAEVNRETFDAARVSLGALGVISTLTLQCVPRFVLAADERPELLDTVLESIEYEVESNDHFEFFMFPYGRRALVKRNNQTDAATRPLSRAAEFISYELVENRAFGAICRLGRALPAVAQPTGRVIDAVLSPRMYRDWSYRVFATPRRVRMVESEYAIPRAALAGVLAELRALYSRLAEPVMFPVEVRFSAADDVWLSPAYGRETAYVAVHQFDGMPYEKYFHEFEAIVRGADGRPHWGKMHSLGREALADLYPRFRDFTRIRDVVDPDRIFRNVYTDQVLG; this is encoded by the coding sequence GTGACGCAGTGGCAGAACTGGGCCCGAACAGTGACGGCGTACCCGGCCCGTGTGCTGCGTCCGCGATCAGTTGAGGAACTGCGTGAGATCGTGCGGAGCGCGGCAGACGCAGGGACGACGGTGCGTGCCTGGGGAAGCGGGCATTCGTTCACGGCGACTGCGGCGACTGCGGACTGGGCTCTCGACCTCTCTGAATTTCGCGGGTTCACCGACGTCGATCTGCCGCGTCGGCAGGTGACAGTCAAGTCCGGTACGTGCCTGCAGGAACTCAACAACTCATTGCACGTACTTGGCTTGGCGCTTGCGAATCTGGGGGATATCGATACGCAGACGATCGCGGGTGCAATTTCGACGGGAACCCATGGGACAGGAGCGCGGTTGGGCGGCCTGGCAACGCAGGTTGTGGGCCTGGAACTCGTGCAAACCAGCGGGGAAATCCTGCGATGTTCGGCGGAGGTCAATCGTGAAACGTTTGATGCCGCACGGGTGAGTCTCGGCGCGCTTGGGGTGATCAGCACTCTCACATTGCAGTGCGTGCCACGCTTCGTGCTCGCAGCTGACGAACGCCCCGAACTGCTGGACACGGTGCTTGAGTCGATCGAGTACGAGGTGGAGAGCAACGATCACTTCGAGTTCTTCATGTTTCCTTACGGGCGCCGCGCGTTGGTGAAACGCAACAACCAGACCGATGCTGCAACCCGCCCGCTGTCCCGGGCGGCCGAATTCATCAGTTACGAACTTGTAGAAAACCGTGCTTTCGGTGCGATATGCCGATTGGGCCGTGCGCTCCCTGCTGTCGCGCAGCCGACGGGGCGGGTCATCGATGCTGTGCTGTCGCCGCGTATGTATCGGGACTGGTCATACCGGGTATTCGCGACGCCACGGCGGGTGCGGATGGTTGAGTCTGAGTACGCCATCCCCCGAGCGGCGCTAGCCGGTGTGCTCGCTGAGTTGCGGGCGTTGTATTCCCGGTTGGCCGAGCCGGTGATGTTCCCGGTCGAAGTGCGGTTTTCCGCTGCCGACGACGTTTGGCTTTCGCCCGCGTATGGGCGTGAGACCGCCTATGTGGCAGTGCACCAGTTTGACGGCATGCCGTATGAGAAGTACTTCCACGAGTTCGAGGCCATCGTGCGGGGCGCTGATGGGCGCCCGCACTGGGGCAAGATGCATTCGCTCGGTCGTGAGGCCCTGGCTGACCTGTATCCACGATTCCGCGACTTCACGCGCATTCGGGACGTTGTTGATCCGGACCGCATATTTCGTAACGTCTACACCGATCAAGTGCTGGGTTGA
- the bluB gene encoding 5,6-dimethylbenzimidazole synthase: MAPTMTVYDAIRLRRDVRAEFSGETIGDAALTRILDAAHRAPSVGNTQPWDFVIVQDPSRLREFAAHVEHRRDRFAASLPPEQRDVFNPIKIEGIQESGTGIVVTYDPDRGGPHVLGRHTVEDTGLFSTVLAIQNLWLAAVAERVGVGWVSFYDEEFLADFVGASAPVRPVAWLCVGPVTGFQHTPDLERFGWRSRRPLSDAVHRDRLR; the protein is encoded by the coding sequence ATGGCTCCTACCATGACGGTGTACGACGCGATCCGCCTGCGGCGCGATGTTCGCGCGGAATTCTCTGGAGAAACGATCGGCGATGCGGCACTGACACGGATCCTGGACGCGGCGCACCGGGCCCCCAGCGTAGGCAACACCCAGCCTTGGGATTTCGTGATCGTGCAGGATCCCAGCCGGCTCCGCGAGTTCGCAGCGCACGTCGAACACCGGCGGGACCGATTTGCCGCTTCCCTGCCACCGGAACAGCGTGATGTGTTCAACCCGATCAAGATCGAAGGAATTCAGGAAAGCGGTACCGGAATCGTGGTTACCTACGATCCTGATCGCGGCGGGCCGCACGTTCTCGGCAGGCATACTGTCGAGGACACCGGGCTGTTCTCCACCGTTCTCGCTATTCAGAACCTGTGGCTCGCGGCTGTCGCTGAAAGAGTGGGCGTCGGGTGGGTGTCTTTCTACGACGAGGAATTCCTTGCCGATTTCGTAGGCGCGTCCGCGCCAGTGCGTCCAGTCGCCTGGCTCTGTGTTGGCCCCGTAACGGGATTCCAGCACACCCCGGATCTCGAGCGTTTCGGCTGGCGGTCCCGGCGGCCACTGAGCGACGCGGTGCACCGAGATCGACTTCGTTGA
- a CDS encoding ABC transporter permease → MRESCTGTGELVRLMMRRDRLVLPWWVLALTMLPVLQAYGTPNLFPTDAQLRSYAATLQTPAFVALYGPVFEANPGSLALTRSGIAPVIVALIAALIVIRHTRTEEESGRTELLATTVVGRYAGLAAALITVSIGLALLGTLLAVGMLAVGLPLAGSIAVGASYAGAGLMFAAIGAVAAQLTVSAGGARAIASAAIGFAFAVRLSGDVSDATGGSLGWLSFLSPIGWVHQARPFAGEQWWVFVPITAFTVALTAVAVVIAGRRDSGAGVLPSPLGPPTAGRALSWPEGVAWRLHRVALFGWAAGFVLLGFVLGSAGRGIESLFADNPALHQALERLGGTQTVVDAYFAGIMGFLGLLASGYAIAGVLKLRGEETSLRAELLLNAPVSRIRWALGHIGISLVGAVVLLILGGSAMGVAHGISVGDLSGQVPRLAGAALVQLAAVIVLAAIAVAAFGLLPRFAYSVSWTALAAVFLIGQVGAVLELGQWALNVSPFTHLPRLPGGAFEGLPLLVMALLAFSVTTAGLAAWRRRDMTGAG, encoded by the coding sequence ATGCGTGAAAGCTGCACAGGTACGGGTGAGCTTGTCCGGCTGATGATGAGGCGGGACCGTCTGGTCCTACCTTGGTGGGTGCTGGCGCTCACGATGCTGCCCGTCCTGCAGGCCTACGGAACCCCGAACCTCTTCCCGACCGACGCCCAGTTGCGGTCGTACGCGGCGACGTTGCAGACCCCTGCATTCGTGGCGCTTTACGGGCCGGTGTTCGAAGCAAACCCGGGCTCTCTTGCGCTAACCCGGTCGGGGATAGCCCCCGTCATCGTTGCGCTCATCGCCGCGCTGATTGTCATCCGCCACACCCGAACGGAGGAGGAGAGCGGCCGGACTGAACTACTGGCCACCACCGTGGTCGGTAGGTACGCGGGACTTGCCGCGGCACTGATCACGGTATCGATCGGCCTTGCTCTGCTGGGAACGCTCCTCGCTGTGGGAATGCTGGCTGTGGGGTTGCCGCTCGCCGGATCGATCGCTGTGGGGGCATCCTATGCGGGTGCCGGGCTCATGTTCGCGGCTATTGGAGCGGTCGCCGCGCAACTCACCGTGAGCGCCGGTGGAGCGCGAGCAATTGCGTCCGCTGCAATCGGGTTCGCATTTGCGGTGCGCCTCTCGGGTGACGTCAGCGACGCGACAGGCGGATCGCTGGGCTGGCTGTCGTTTCTGTCCCCGATTGGCTGGGTACATCAGGCGCGGCCGTTCGCGGGTGAACAATGGTGGGTTTTTGTTCCCATCACCGCATTTACTGTGGCGCTCACTGCTGTAGCGGTGGTGATCGCTGGGCGCCGCGACTCGGGTGCCGGTGTGCTCCCGTCCCCGTTGGGACCGCCGACCGCCGGACGGGCTCTCTCGTGGCCTGAAGGTGTGGCATGGAGGCTGCACCGCGTTGCACTGTTTGGGTGGGCCGCGGGTTTTGTGCTGCTCGGATTTGTTCTCGGTTCGGCTGGGCGCGGGATTGAAAGCCTCTTCGCGGACAATCCCGCACTTCACCAGGCGCTGGAGCGTCTCGGCGGGACCCAGACGGTCGTCGATGCGTATTTCGCGGGGATCATGGGCTTCCTGGGGCTGCTTGCCTCCGGTTACGCGATCGCGGGCGTACTGAAGCTGCGGGGTGAGGAAACCTCGTTGCGCGCGGAATTGCTGCTGAACGCTCCAGTGAGCCGGATTCGATGGGCGCTGGGACACATCGGCATTTCGCTTGTCGGCGCCGTGGTGCTTTTGATTCTCGGCGGGTCGGCGATGGGAGTTGCACACGGTATCAGCGTCGGCGACCTCTCCGGCCAGGTGCCCAGGTTAGCGGGCGCTGCGCTGGTTCAGCTTGCCGCGGTTATTGTGCTGGCAGCGATCGCCGTGGCCGCGTTCGGTTTGCTGCCCAGGTTCGCCTACTCGGTGAGCTGGACAGCCCTAGCTGCTGTTTTCCTGATCGGCCAGGTGGGTGCCGTGCTGGAACTCGGACAATGGGCCCTGAATGTGTCGCCATTCACCCATTTGCCACGACTGCCTGGCGGGGCTTTCGAGGGACTACCGCTGCTGGTGATGGCTCTGCTGGCCTTTTCGGTGACAACCGCAGGACTGGCCGCGTGGCGGCGCCGTGATATGACTGGTGCCGGGTAG
- a CDS encoding ABC transporter ATP-binding protein, translating into MLSVQNLEIVYEDVILVSKGVSLEVPREGIVALLGGNGAGKTSTLRAITGLLDIHRGRITAGKVVLDGTDITERSPSEVVASGISQVMEGRRVFVDFTVEENLRVGAHTQPRTTIAENLDRVYTMFPILAERRKSGAGYLSGGEQQMLAIGRALMAQPTYLLLDEPSLGLAPRIVEQIRDLIVQINKAGTGVLLVEQNAAMALSIASHGYVMENGRVVMDAPAETLRNDSDIREFYLGLSKEGAGVSYRDIKHYKRRKRWLS; encoded by the coding sequence ATGCTGTCAGTCCAGAACCTGGAAATCGTGTACGAGGACGTCATCCTCGTAAGCAAAGGCGTGAGCCTCGAGGTCCCGCGTGAGGGCATTGTGGCCCTCCTCGGCGGCAACGGCGCCGGGAAGACGAGCACACTCCGCGCCATAACTGGGTTGCTTGATATCCATCGGGGTCGCATCACCGCGGGCAAGGTCGTACTCGACGGCACCGATATCACCGAGCGTTCACCCTCGGAGGTTGTCGCTTCGGGTATTTCGCAAGTGATGGAGGGGCGACGGGTTTTCGTCGACTTCACGGTCGAAGAGAACCTGCGGGTCGGGGCGCACACGCAGCCGCGCACCACAATTGCGGAGAACCTCGACCGGGTGTACACGATGTTCCCGATCCTCGCCGAACGACGAAAGTCGGGGGCTGGCTACCTCTCCGGTGGTGAACAGCAGATGCTCGCCATTGGGAGGGCGTTGATGGCTCAACCCACCTACCTGCTTCTGGATGAGCCCAGTCTGGGATTAGCGCCGCGGATCGTCGAACAGATCCGCGACCTGATCGTGCAGATCAACAAGGCGGGGACGGGTGTCCTTCTCGTCGAACAGAACGCGGCGATGGCCCTGTCGATAGCCAGCCATGGTTACGTCATGGAGAACGGACGGGTCGTGATGGACGCACCCGCAGAGACACTCCGCAACGACTCCGACATCAGAGAGTTCTATCTGGGCCTGAGCAAAGAGGGAGCAGGCGTGTCCTACCGCGATATCAAGCACTACAAGCGGCGCAAGCGGTGGCTCTCATGA
- a CDS encoding ABC transporter ATP-binding protein: MANAVEIAGLGKSFGRTRALDGLTMTVVEGEVHGFLGPNGAGKTTALRILMGLLRADRGSVRVLGSDPWADAVALHRRIAAVPGDVALWPSLSGGETIDMLGRLRGGLHPGRRAELVERFALDTTKKARSYSKGNRQKVALIAALASDAELLLLDEPTAGLDPLMEAVFQECMREARSEGRTVLLSSHILAQVEALADRVSIIRKGIIVESGSLADLRHLTRTTIVARTRKSPEELANAQGVREFDAREGEVRFEVDSEHVEAVVNRLAALGVRSLVAHPPTLEQILLRHYDDVLHATETPDA; encoded by the coding sequence ATGGCGAACGCAGTTGAAATCGCTGGACTCGGGAAGTCTTTTGGCCGCACGCGTGCTCTCGATGGCCTCACGATGACCGTCGTGGAGGGCGAGGTGCACGGTTTTCTCGGCCCCAATGGTGCCGGGAAGACGACTGCCTTGCGCATTCTGATGGGTCTGTTGCGTGCCGATAGGGGTTCGGTTCGTGTACTTGGTAGTGATCCGTGGGCGGACGCTGTGGCCCTGCACCGCCGTATAGCAGCTGTCCCGGGAGACGTTGCGCTGTGGCCCAGCCTTTCTGGCGGCGAGACGATCGACATGCTGGGCCGGCTTCGGGGTGGTCTGCACCCAGGGCGGCGAGCGGAACTAGTCGAGCGCTTCGCGCTCGACACGACAAAGAAAGCGCGAAGCTACTCGAAGGGAAACCGGCAGAAAGTCGCGCTGATTGCCGCGCTGGCGAGTGATGCGGAGCTGCTTCTTCTGGACGAACCGACCGCAGGGCTGGACCCACTAATGGAAGCCGTGTTCCAGGAGTGCATGCGGGAGGCACGCAGTGAGGGGCGCACGGTGCTGCTCTCGAGCCACATCCTCGCGCAGGTCGAAGCATTGGCTGACCGGGTATCGATAATCCGGAAAGGGATCATCGTTGAATCGGGCAGCCTCGCGGATCTTCGGCACCTCACCCGAACGACGATCGTTGCGCGGACCAGGAAGTCTCCTGAGGAGCTGGCCAACGCACAGGGAGTGCGCGAGTTCGACGCGCGGGAAGGCGAGGTCCGGTTCGAGGTCGACAGTGAGCATGTCGAGGCGGTCGTGAATCGTCTTGCGGCTCTCGGAGTCCGGTCACTTGTTGCTCACCCGCCTACTCTGGAACAAATCCTGCTGCGCCACTACGACGACGTACTCCATGCGACGGAGACTCCTGATGCGTGA
- a CDS encoding pyridoxamine 5'-phosphate oxidase family protein: MRELREIESAACLTLLEKERIGRLAYIDDGAPAIRPVNYFLADKESIVIRTHEGSGFSTLKGVRVAFEVDSIDAEHNSGWSVVASGTAEPITDIDELVRSADPRRRPWAPGDKGQFLRVRIEHVGGRELTQ; this comes from the coding sequence ATGAGAGAACTACGCGAGATCGAATCGGCCGCATGTCTGACGCTGCTCGAGAAGGAGCGCATCGGCAGGCTCGCTTACATTGATGACGGGGCTCCCGCTATTCGCCCAGTGAACTATTTCCTCGCTGACAAGGAGTCCATTGTCATTCGCACCCACGAGGGGAGTGGCTTCAGCACACTGAAAGGCGTCCGCGTGGCTTTCGAAGTCGATTCGATCGATGCGGAACACAACAGCGGATGGAGCGTGGTCGCTTCCGGGACAGCCGAACCCATTACCGATATCGATGAGCTCGTCAGGTCAGCTGATCCGCGCCGTCGCCCATGGGCACCTGGCGACAAGGGACAGTTTCTCCGTGTGCGTATTGAACATGTCGGAGGCCGCGAGCTGACCCAATGA
- a CDS encoding alpha/beta hydrolase family protein encodes MAVAYSRHSQRFLGIVLAVTLTLLTFAAAGPGASADQIDDAIALLPPDERPLWSGLDVRNYRGHVPRDSGILLAAHPLDERRMIPGSGEAYRILYSTPDQHGNPALSTGAVYLPASPPPDGGFKLIAYGHGTVGLGDHCAPSARTEDPDTGAYLTGWLREGYALVITDYQGLGTPGVHPYLHGMTEASSIVNSVRALDQMALPVSREWALIGHSQGGHAALFTSRFAQQIDADVAARLLGTVALAPGVNVERLVRLAHPELPAGLPPGLIVYALLIMAGMRETYPDVPIGEYLTPRGRELLDLTLVRCTRPVRDAVTGLHPREILARPLAEIPGIEDLVAEYLAVPTDGYTAPVLVAQGLADLAVPAPLVLSFTAEMAARSQPVELVVHPAADHLSLLADSREEVAAFLARLF; translated from the coding sequence ATGGCCGTAGCTTACTCAAGGCACTCGCAGCGTTTCCTCGGCATCGTGCTTGCGGTGACACTGACTCTACTGACTTTCGCCGCCGCGGGCCCAGGTGCGTCCGCGGATCAGATCGACGATGCGATCGCCCTGCTGCCTCCCGATGAACGACCGCTATGGTCGGGCCTAGACGTCCGGAACTATCGAGGGCACGTCCCCCGTGACAGCGGCATTCTCCTCGCGGCACATCCACTCGACGAGCGCCGAATGATCCCGGGAAGCGGGGAGGCTTACCGAATTCTGTATTCCACGCCGGATCAGCACGGGAATCCCGCTCTGAGCACCGGCGCCGTGTACCTGCCAGCAAGTCCACCGCCTGACGGTGGCTTCAAACTCATCGCGTATGGCCATGGCACCGTTGGGCTTGGCGATCATTGTGCGCCGTCCGCGCGGACGGAAGATCCGGACACTGGGGCATACCTGACCGGCTGGCTCCGTGAAGGCTACGCCTTGGTGATCACCGACTATCAGGGGTTGGGCACACCTGGTGTACATCCCTATCTCCACGGCATGACGGAAGCGTCGAGCATCGTGAATTCGGTTCGTGCGCTCGATCAAATGGCGTTGCCGGTTTCGCGGGAATGGGCGCTGATCGGGCACTCACAAGGAGGCCACGCGGCACTCTTTACGAGTCGTTTCGCCCAGCAGATCGACGCTGACGTAGCCGCGCGACTGCTTGGTACGGTCGCGCTGGCTCCTGGTGTCAATGTTGAGCGCCTCGTACGCCTCGCTCACCCTGAGTTGCCGGCCGGGCTGCCGCCGGGGCTCATCGTCTATGCGCTGCTGATCATGGCTGGGATGCGTGAAACCTACCCAGATGTGCCCATCGGGGAGTACCTCACGCCTCGAGGCCGAGAGTTACTCGATCTCACTCTGGTCCGATGCACCCGGCCTGTGCGTGACGCGGTAACGGGCCTGCACCCGCGCGAAATTCTGGCGCGGCCCCTCGCTGAGATTCCGGGAATCGAGGACCTAGTCGCGGAGTATCTCGCCGTGCCGACGGACGGATACACAGCTCCCGTGCTGGTCGCTCAGGGGTTGGCCGATCTCGCGGTGCCTGCCCCGCTGGTACTGAGCTTTACCGCGGAAATGGCGGCGCGAAGCCAGCCGGTCGAGCTCGTGGTGCATCCAGCAGCTGATCACCTTTCACTGCTCGCTGACAGCCGCGAAGAGGTCGCGGCATTTCTCGCCAGACTGTTCTGA
- a CDS encoding multicopper oxidase family protein, translated as MTTHVSRRQLLRIGGGVVVAGAAAGLGLLTARGSQATNQLAALVPSDLPLPARFTVPLPRPAQRSGAEISLVQRYAEQEILPGRRTRVTGYDGMYPGPTIRARRGAPVHVSVQNDLDIGTVMHLHGGRMAPEHDGYPTDVLLPHSGHVRAPLMPGNTTVGARSYVYPMDQRAATLWYHDHAMDFTGPNVYAGLAGFCILTDAEEEALGLPSNERDVELMLADRSFTSDAQFKYPALAPDQSVPGVEPLYLAGVLGDVMLVNGAPWPVHEVSRNLHRLRWLNGSNARNYRLELAPGGTLIQIGSDGGLLEEPAPRNSIALSPGERMDTVVDFSQYPVGTLVTVRNTLGAGPMDAVMQFRVVRDAHEDARVPDKLSQIEWLRREDAVRTRDFIFALQFGGGHGHSAAQARGGGFIPHQWTINGRPFDTETDWATPNYGDVEIWRFTAVAAHPVHVHLAHMQVLSRSSGAPRPSDAGLKDTVDLGPMESCEVIARFDGFRGRYVMHCHNLEHEDMAMMANFTVV; from the coding sequence ATGACGACTCATGTCAGTCGGCGGCAGCTTTTGCGGATTGGTGGTGGCGTTGTAGTGGCCGGTGCCGCCGCGGGGCTTGGGCTGCTTACCGCACGCGGTTCACAGGCGACCAATCAGCTCGCTGCGCTCGTGCCAAGTGACCTCCCGCTGCCTGCCCGATTCACGGTTCCGCTTCCTCGCCCAGCGCAGCGCTCCGGTGCGGAGATCAGCCTCGTGCAGCGCTACGCCGAGCAGGAGATTCTGCCCGGAAGGCGAACGCGCGTGACCGGATACGACGGTATGTATCCGGGGCCGACGATTCGTGCACGCAGAGGCGCACCGGTACATGTGAGCGTGCAGAACGACCTCGACATCGGCACAGTGATGCATCTGCACGGGGGTCGGATGGCGCCCGAGCACGACGGATACCCGACTGATGTTCTGTTGCCGCATTCAGGCCACGTACGTGCGCCGCTGATGCCTGGCAACACGACGGTCGGCGCGCGTTCGTATGTGTACCCAATGGACCAGCGTGCCGCGACGCTGTGGTACCACGATCATGCGATGGACTTCACCGGCCCCAATGTGTATGCGGGACTTGCTGGTTTCTGCATCCTCACCGACGCAGAGGAAGAAGCGCTCGGCCTTCCTTCAAATGAGCGAGACGTCGAACTCATGCTCGCCGACCGCTCCTTTACTTCCGATGCGCAATTCAAGTATCCCGCTCTCGCGCCGGATCAGTCGGTCCCCGGAGTGGAGCCGTTGTACCTTGCTGGAGTACTCGGCGACGTCATGTTGGTGAACGGTGCCCCGTGGCCGGTTCACGAGGTTTCGCGGAACTTGCACCGCCTGCGCTGGCTCAACGGCTCTAACGCACGCAACTATCGACTCGAACTTGCACCTGGCGGCACCCTCATCCAGATCGGCAGTGACGGAGGTCTACTCGAGGAACCGGCACCCCGAAATTCGATAGCCCTCAGTCCGGGTGAACGCATGGACACAGTCGTCGATTTCAGCCAGTACCCGGTCGGCACGCTCGTCACCGTGCGGAATACGTTGGGTGCAGGGCCCATGGACGCGGTGATGCAGTTCCGGGTTGTCCGCGACGCCCACGAGGACGCGCGGGTCCCCGATAAGCTCTCCCAGATCGAGTGGCTGCGGCGTGAAGACGCTGTGCGCACGCGTGATTTCATCTTCGCGCTCCAATTTGGTGGTGGGCACGGCCACAGTGCTGCCCAGGCGCGCGGAGGGGGATTCATTCCGCATCAGTGGACCATCAATGGCCGCCCCTTCGACACCGAGACTGACTGGGCCACTCCAAACTACGGTGACGTAGAGATCTGGCGCTTCACCGCCGTTGCTGCGCATCCGGTGCATGTTCACCTAGCTCACATGCAGGTGCTGTCACGAAGCAGTGGTGCACCGCGCCCGTCGGATGCGGGCCTTAAGGACACGGTCGATCTGGGTCCGATGGAGTCTTGTGAAGTGATCGCGCGCTTTGACGGCTTCCGCGGCCGTTACGTAATGCACTGCCACAACCTGGAACACGAAGATATGGCGATGATGGCTAACTTCACCGTGGTGTGA